From Brassica oleracea var. oleracea cultivar TO1000 chromosome C3, BOL, whole genome shotgun sequence, a single genomic window includes:
- the LOC106328603 gene encoding DEAD-box ATP-dependent RNA helicase 31 codes for MPLKFPRRIRFITHSLPRTTNNLASFSSGSRAYHCNTSSSSPLLSRIFSLNHLAIGPHINFSSRPNGGEPRASRSLIEDEEELSNWVSDLRPGSLRVHLTSDDDDDDVDRSRGRNQGFRGTRNKVDSFRENLFSDRDKGSNFRSSQSSFRGRKERSLGRDREGYKGLRKQRRGDVLDGESSDEDVKSLVMGGIGDLLSEEDEEEDEDHEFLKKKAASAFGFDKEKGVEARNDVKSSDSYLTKTRFDHYPLSPLSLKSLNDAGYETMTVVQEATLPIILKGKDVLAKAKTGTGKTVAFLLPSIEVVVKSPPTSPDNKRPPILALVICPTRELANQAATEANTLLKHHPTIGVQVVIGGTRLGLEQKRMQTNPCQILVATPGRLKDHIENTPGFETRLKGVKVLVLDEADHLLDMGFRKDIERILSAVPKERQTFLFSATVPEEVRQMCLVALRRDHEFINCVHEGTGETHQQVRQTHMIASLDKHFSLLYTLLRAHIADNVDYKVIVFCTTAMVTKLVADLLGELNLNVREIHSRKPQSYRTRVSNEFRKSKGLILVTSDVSARGVDYPDVTLVLQVGLPKDREQYIHRLGRTGRKGKEGEGILLLAPWEEYFLSSLKDLPITKSSLPSTDPETVKKVQKALCHVEMRNKEAAYQAWLGYYNSQKMIGRDKERLVELANEFSRSMGLDNPPAIPKLILGKMGLKNVPGLRAK; via the exons ATGCCTTTGAAGTTCCCTCGCCGAATACGATTCATCACTCATTCTCTCCCGCGCACTACTAATAATCTCGCTTCCTTCAGTTCTGGTTCTCGAGCTTATCATTGTAACACTTCTAGCTCCTCCCCTTTGCTCTCCCGGATATTCTCGTTGAATCACTTAGCAATCGGGCCTCACATCAACTTCTCCTCTCGTCCCAACGGAGGCGAACCCCGCGCGTCGAGGAGCCTGATCGAAGACGAGGAAGAGCTCAGCAACTGGGTAAGCGATCTGAGACCTGGTTCATTGCGTGTCCACCTCACAAGCGACGATGATGATGATGACGTGGATCGTAGCAGGGGGAGAAACCAAGGATTTAGAGGGACTCGCAACAAAGTTGACTCCTTTAGGGAGAATCTGTTTAGTGACAGAGATAAAGGATCGAACTTTCGGAGTAGTCAATCCTCTTTTCGTGGGAGGAAGGAGAGAAGTTTAGGTAGAGATAGAGAAGGATACAAGGGTTTAAGGAAGCAGCGGCGGGGAGATGTTCTAGATGGAGAGAGTAGTGATGAGGATGTTAAGAGTTTAGTTATGGGAGGTATTGGGGATTTGCTTAGTGAAGAGGACGAGGAAGAAGATGAAGATCACGAGTTTCTTAAGAAGAAAGCTGCTTCTGCTTTTGGTTTTGATAAGGAGAAGGGTGTAGAAGCAAGGAATGATGTTAAAAGCTCAGATTCTTATTTGACCAAGACAAG ATTCGATCACTATCCTTTGTCTCCCTTATCGCTGAAATCACTTAACGATGCGGGATACGAGACAATGACTGTTGTGCAGGAAGCTACTCTCCCTATCATTCTCAAAG GTAAAGATGTTCTAGCTAAGGCCAAAACAGGAACTGGGAAAACTGTAGCGTTTTTG CTTCCATCAATCGAAGTAGTTGTCAAATCTCCTCCGACAAGCCCGGATAATAAGCGACCTCCGATCCTTGCACTTGTGATATGCCCAACTAGAGAACTTGCCAATCAAGCTGCTACAGAAGCAAACACCTTGCTGAAGCACCATCCAACTATTGGTGTTCAAGTTGTGATTGGAGGCACAAGGCTTGGTTTAGAGCAAAAGCGTATGCAAACAAATCCTTGCCAG ATATTGGTTGCTACACCTGGAAGGCTCAAAGACCATATTGAGAACACTCCAGGATTTGAAACAAGGCTAAAGGGTGTGAAAGTTCTTGTGCTTGATGAAGCTGATCATCTTCTGGACATGGGTTTCCGCAAGGACATTGAGAGGATACTTTCCGCAGTTCCTAAGGAGAGACAAACTTTTCTATTCTCTGCCACAGTACCTGAAGAG GTTCGCCAAATGTGCCTTGTTGCTCTGAGGCGGGATCACGAGTTTATCAATTGTGTTCACGAAGGCACTGGAGAGACACATCAACAGGTCAGACAAACGCACATGATTGCTTCACTGGACAAGCATTTCTCTCTTCTGTACACACTTCTTCGAGCACACATTGCGGATAACGTAGATTATAAG GTCATTGTCTTCTGTACAACTGCTATGGTTACAAAATTAGTGGCTGATCTACTTGGTGAGCTAAACTTAAACGTGAGAGAGATCCATTCTAGAAAACCGCAGAGTTACAGGACAAGGGTTTCTAATGAGTTCCGCAAATCCAAAGGTTTGATTCTTGTAACATCTGATGTGTCAGCTCGAGGAGTTGATTACCCTGATGTGACTCTCGTTTTACAG GTGGGATTGCCAAAAGACAGAGAACAATATATACACAGACTCGGTAGAACAGGGAGAAAAGGGAAGGAAGGAGAAGGCATACTGTTGTTGGCACCATGGGAGGAATACTTCCTATCATCCCTTAAAGACTTACCCATCACTAAGTCTTCTCTGCCATCTACAGACCCAGAAACCGTAAAAAAG GTGCAAAAAGCGCTATGCCATGTAGAGATGAGGAACAAGGAGGCGGCTTATCAGGCTTGGTTGGGGTACTACAACTCACAGAAGATGATAGGAAGAGACAAAGAGAGGCTTGTGGAGTTGGCTAACGAGTTTAGTCGAAGTATGGGACTTGACAATCCTCCGGCTATACCTAAACTGATTCTTGGTAAGATGGGTCTCAAAAATGTTCCTGGTCTTAGAGCCAAATAG
- the LOC106328022 gene encoding alcohol dehydrogenase, with protein sequence MAFAPILRRASAAKSLFSLSRLSLGSSPSVRSLQTGASGDDRQPPPPPSPSSIAGYHVSSGGYMRGAVYREPNQPLTIEEFHIPRPKVNEILIKTKACGVCHSDLHVMKGEIPFSSPCVIGHEITGEVVEHGPLTDHKIIQRFPIGSRVVGAFIMPCGTCSYCAKGHDDLCEDFFAFNRAKGTLYDGETRLFLRHDDSPVYMYSMGGMAEYCVTPAHGLAPLPESLPYTESAILGCAVFTAYGAMAHAAEIRPGDSIAVIGIGGVGSSCLQIARAFGASDIIAVDVQDDKLEKAKTLGATHTVNAAKEDAVERIREITGGMGVDVAVEALGRPQTFMQCTLSVKDGGKAVMIGLSQAGSVGEIDINRLVRRKIKVIGSYGGRARQDLPKVVKLAESGIFNLKNAVSSKYKFEDAGKAFQDLNEGKIVSRGVVEIL encoded by the exons ATGGCGTTTGCTCCGATTCTCCGCCGCGCCTCCGCTGCTAAGAGCCTCTTTTCACTATCGAGACTCTCCCTTGGTTCTTCTCCCTCCGTTAGATCTCTTCAAACCGGAGCCTCCGGCGACGATCGTCAACCCCCTCCGCCGCCGTCTCCGTCGTCCATCGCTGGGTATCACGTGAGCTCCGGCGGATACATGCGAGGAGCTGTGTATCGCGAGCCAAATCAGCCTCTAACCATCGAAGAATTTCACATTCCCCGACCAAAAGTGAATGAGATTCTCATCAAAACCAAAG CTTGTGGAGTATGCCACTCTGATCTACATGTGATGAAAGGAGAGATACCATTCTCTAGTCCTTGTGTTATTGGTCATGAGATCACTGGTGAAGTCGTTGAACATGGTCCTCTTACTGATCACAAGATCATCCAAAG ATTTCCAATTGGTTCTCGTGTAGTTGGAGCTTTCATTATGCCCTGTGGAACCTGTTCTTATTGTGCTAAG GGCCATGATGATCTATGTGAAGACTTCTTTGCTTTTAATAGAGCCAAAGGAACTCTTTACGATGGTGAAACTCGTCTGTTTTTGCGTCATGATG ATTCACCGGTGTATATGTACAGTATGGGAGGGATGGCTGAGTACTGTGTCACACCAGCACACGGTTTAGCTCCTCTACCAGAGTCTCTGCCCTACACTGAGTCTGCCATTCTAGGATGTGCTGTTTTCACAGCGTATGGTGCTATGGCTCATGCCGCTGAGATCCGTCCTGGTGATTCTATTGCTGTAATTGGAATCGGTGGTGTTGGCTCCAG TTGTTTGCAGATAGCCAGGGCTTTTGGAGCCTCTGATATAATAGCTGTGGATGTCCAGGATGATAAATTGGAGAAGGCAAAGACTCTTGGTGCTACTCATACTGTCAATGCTGCTAAAGAAGATGCTGTTGAAAGGATAAGG GAAATAACCGGTGGGATGGGTGTTGATGTTGCTGTTGAAGCGTTGGGAAGGCCTCAGACTTTCATGCAGTGCACACTAAGTGTGAAAGATGGTGGGAAAGCTGTGATGATTGGACTCTCACAAGCTGGATCCGTTGGAGAAATAGACATCAACCGACTTGTTCGTAGGAAG ATAAAAGTGATAGGGTCATATGGAGGAAGAGCAAGACAGGATCTTCCTAAAGTAGTGAAACTAGCAGAATCAGGGATCTTCAATCTGAAAAACGCGGTTTCAAGTAAATACAAGTTTGAAGATGCAGGAAAAGCGTTTCAAGATCTCAACGAAGGGAAAATCGTGAGCCGTGGTGTTGTTGAGATACTATAA
- the LOC106328605 gene encoding TOM1-like protein 2, translating into MASELVSSATSEKLTDVDWGKNIEICELAARDERHAKDVIKAIKKRLGSKNPNTQLYTVQLLEMLMNNIGENIHKQVIDIGVLPILVKIVKKKSDLPVRERIFLLLNATQTSLGGASGKFPQYYTAYNDLVQAGVQFPQRPSSTPPVVVTAQAVPRNTLNEQLASARNEGTAPPTQQRESPAPSSILQKASAALEVLKEVLDAVDDSHNPEGAKDEFTLDLVEQCSFQKERVMHLVMTSRDERAVSQAIELNEQLQRILNRHEDLLSGRITGPGRSAASNGYHSNHEPSRPATNGSNANTKSSSSISNPNHLNLEDEDEEEEPEQLFRRLRKGKARAMPEDEEKPSPPQALLGSAIHSEKLNRPLIRPLPSEESSRGGDSHSHSQSPPVVIPPPPAKHIEREKFFKEKKVDGASGLPGHMRGLSLHSRDGSSSRSGSVDFSD; encoded by the exons ATGGCTTCGGAGCTTGTGAGCTCTGCAACCAGCGAGAAGCTTACTGATGTGGATTGGGGCAAAAACATTGAGATCTGTGAACTTGCTGCTCGAGATGAAAG GCATGCAAAAGATGTTATCAAAGCTATCAAAAAACGCCTGGGGAGCAAGAACCCAAACACTCAATTATATACTGTCCAG TTGCTGGAGATGTTGATGAACAATATTGGAGAGAATATTCATAAGCAGGTTATAGACATAGGTGTACTCCCAATACTTGTGAAGATAGTAAAGAAAAAA TCGGATTTGCCTGTAAGAGAGAGGATATTTCTCCTCCTTAATGCAACTCAAACCTCTCTTGGTGGCGCTTCTGGGAAATTCCCTCAGTATTATACAGCATACAATGATTTAGTG CAAGCAGGAGTTCAATTTCCTCAGAGACCTAGTTCCACCCCACCAGTTGTGGTCACTGCACAAGCGGTTCCAAGAAATACGCTCAATGAACAACTTGCATCTGCTAGAAACGAGGGGACTGCTCCTCCTACTCAGCAACGAGAATCTCCAGCTCCTTCTAG CATCTTACAAAAAGCTAGTGCTGCATTAGAAGTTTTGAAGGAAGTGCTTGACGCAGTTGATGATTCTCATAATCCTGAG GGAGCAAAAGATGAGTTTACTCTTGATCTTGTGGAGCAATGCTCATTTCAGAAAGAGCGTGTAATGCACCTCGTCATGACATCTAG GGACGAAAGAGCAGTTTCTCAAGCAATCGAATTGAATGAACAACTTCAGAGAATTCTTAATAGACATGAAGACTTACTGTCTGGTAGAATCACAGGGCCAGGCAGGTCTGCTGCATCCAATGGTTATCATTCCAATCACGAACCTAGTCGTCCTGCCACAAACGGTTCTAATGCAAATACCAAATCGAGCAGCTCTATCTCTAATCCAAACCATCTTAATCTTGAAGATGAGGATGAGGAAGAGGAGCCTGAGCAGTTATTCAGAAG ATTGAGAAAAGGGAAAGCTAGAGCAATGCCTGAGGATGAAGAAAAGCCATCACCTCCACAAGCCTTACTTGGATCAGCAATCCATAGCGAAAAGCTAAACCGCCCACTCATTCGTCCTTTACCATCAGAGGAGTCATCACGCGGTGGTGATAGCCATAGCCATTCGCAGTCCCCGCCTGTTGTGATACCACCACCACCTGCAAAACACATTGAGAGGGAAAAGTTCTTCAAGGAGAAGAAAGTTGATGGTGCCTCGGGTTTGCCAGGTCATATGAGAGGTCTTTCTTTGCATAGCCGCGATGGCAGCAGCTCACGCAGTGGAAGTGTAGACTTCAGTGACTGA